A single window of Salvia splendens isolate huo1 chromosome 6, SspV2, whole genome shotgun sequence DNA harbors:
- the LOC121809775 gene encoding uncharacterized protein LOC121809775, translating to MGLEVQERMREMPLYLVNNFLGVKMKKGFINLCNGESSTSVLDARSACLAEGEREREGEREREGERERERQPTLEEMILQLEMEEKMSRRSKVEAHRMSCVSSCDILRSARKALDQYPRFSLDGKDAMYRSSFAGEMEAEKRRRRLPAVVGGESVIWCKPGVVGRLMGLDAMPVPLNTNYRRERLSAIIKQQKEAEAERRWRRRGVVGSCSRAGYCVVKPNSEGLLHHKRWKG from the exons ATGGGTTTGGAG GTACAGGAGAGGATGAGGGAGATGCCATTGTATCTTGTCAACAACTTTCTGGGAGTGAAGATGAAGAAAGGGTTCATAAACTTGTGCAATGGAGAGAGCTCCACCTCTGTTCTCGACGCCCGATCGGCTTGCTTGGCCGAGGgcgaaagagaaagagaaggagaaagagaaagagaaggagaaagagaaagagaaaggcaGCCAACTTTGGAGGAGATGATCTTGCAGTTGGAGATGGAGGAGAAGATGAGCAGAAGGAGCAAGGTAGAAGCGCACAGGATGTCGTGTGTGAGCAGCTGCGACATTCTTAGAAGCGCGAGGAAGGCGCTGGATCAGTATCCCCGATTCTCGCTGGACGGGAAGGACGCCATGTATAGGTCATCCTTCGCGGGGGAGATGGAGGCAgagaagaggcggaggcggctgCCAGCGGTGGTGGGAGGGGAGAGCGTTATCTGGTGCAAACCCGGGGTAGTGGGGAGGCTCATGGGGCTGGATGCCATGCCGGTCCCCTTGAATACGAATTATAGGAGGGAGAGGCTGAGCGCTATCATAAAGCAACAGAAAGAGGCGGAGGCCGAGCGGCGGTGGCGGAGGAGAGGGGTGGTGGGGTCTTGCTCCAGAGCTGGATATTGTGTTGTCAAACCAAATAGTGaaggtttgcttcaccacaagAGATGGAAGGGATAA
- the LOC121809774 gene encoding zinc finger protein CONSTANS-LIKE 14-like — protein sequence MVSCDFCGERQAVVYCRADSAKLCLSCDHHVHCANALSKKHLRSQICDNCAAEPASFRCSTDGLVLCQDCDWDAHGSLLVAAAHDRCPVDSFSGVPSAFELAAAWGLEIEEKKPAEYEWGGLLDELMVPNASSVIYSDCGGELVKKKKRNPSCGKQKQVILKQLIELLADGGGGGGGGGDGEDVGPGTPSGGAWRQESFCGQFEEQPQTLEEKQQELAQGRGFTSLLMMQTPANQKEERNMLWNTTTACDHSAQIWDFNLGQLRGHEESSPVELEFGGNNMYTMKSYGELLKESSLAKRRGVDVSGVNCSIAQEDNIIPFNSATDNQTPSQGPATSESNNVPASRPESGSMDIQFMSQSIVMTNESAAAMSKSDIELLAKNRGNAMQRYKEKKKTRRYDKHIRYESRKARADTRKRVKGRFVKAQEAPAG from the exons ATGGTTTCGTGCGATTTCTGCGGCGAGCGGCAGGCGGTGGTCTACTGCCGCGCGGACAGCGCGAAGCTCTGCCTCTCGTGCGACCACCACGTGCACTGCGCGAACGCGCTCTCGAAGAAGCATCTCCGCTCCCAGATCTGCGACAACTGCGCCGCGGAGCCGGCGTCGTTCCGCTGCTCCACCGACGGGCTCGTGCTCTGCCAGGACTGCGACTGGGACGCGCACGGCAGCCTCCTCGTGGCCGCGGCGCACGATCGGTGCCCCGTCGACAGCTTCTCGGGAGTTCCGTCGGCGTTTGAGCTGGCGGCGGCCTGGGGGTTGGAGATTGAGGAGAAGAAGCCGGCGGAGTACGAGTGGGGAGGGCTGCTGGATGAGCTCATGGTGCCGAACGCTAGCTCGGTGATTTATTCCGACTGCGGCGGCGAattggtgaagaagaagaagaggaatcCGAGCTGCGGGAAGCAGAAGCAGGTGATTCTGAAGCAGCTGATTGAGCTTTTAGcggacggcggcggcggcggcggcggcggcggagatggGGAGGATGTAGGACCGGGTACGCCGAGCGGCGGTGCGTGGCGGCAGGAGAGTTTTTGCGGACAGTTTGAAGAGCAACCGCAAACGCTAGAGGAAAAGCAGCAGGAATTGGCGCAGGGCAGAGGGTTTACGTCGTTGCTAATGATGCAGACGCCGGCCAATCAGAAGGAGGAACGCAACATGTTGTGGAACACCACAACCGCATGTGATCATAGCGCGCAG ATATGGGACTTCAATCTGGGACAATTGAGGGGCCATGAGGAGTCTAGCCCTGTTGAGCTAGAATTTGGTGGGAACAACATGTACACTATGAAAAGTTATGGGGAACTACTGAAAGAATCATCCCTAGCCAAGAGAAGAGGGGTGGACGTCTCTGGAGTGAACTGTTCTATTGCCCAGGAAGATAATATAATCCCCTTTAAC AGTGCCACCGATAACCAGACGCCAAGTCAGGGGCCTGCTACATCAGAGAGCAATAATGTACCTGCATCAAGGCCCGAATCCGGTTCCATGGATATTCAGTTCATGAGTCAGTCTATCGTAATGACAAATGAAAGTGCGGCTGCTATGTCAAAGAGTGACATCGAGCTTCTGGCAAAGAATAGAGGCAATGCTATGCAACGATACaaggaaaagaagaaaacaaGGAG ATACGACAAGCATATAAGATATGAATCAAGAAAAGCAAGAGCTGATACTAGGAAGCGAGTGAAGGGCCGATTTGTGAAAGCTCAAGAAGCACCAGCTGGATGA